One segment of Alistipes finegoldii DSM 17242 DNA contains the following:
- a CDS encoding deoxynucleoside kinase, which yields MYIAIAGNIGSGKTTLTQILTKRYNAKSYLEECNNPYIGDFYEDMNRWSFNLQMYFLGSRIQQTMDMLSDGGSGVIFQDRTVYEDAHIFAGNLHEMGLMPTRDIETYMKIFRLVTELIPKPDLLIYLKASVPTLISQIRKRGREYEMNIDELYLKRLNDKYNNWIDNIYEGDVLVVDKDHEDFISDPAVLDKICARLDALNTRK from the coding sequence ATGTATATAGCAATTGCAGGCAACATCGGAAGCGGAAAGACGACGCTGACCCAGATTCTGACCAAGCGCTACAATGCCAAGTCGTATCTCGAAGAGTGCAACAACCCCTATATCGGCGACTTCTATGAAGATATGAACCGCTGGTCGTTCAATCTGCAGATGTACTTTCTGGGAAGCCGCATCCAGCAGACGATGGACATGCTCTCCGACGGCGGTTCGGGCGTGATTTTTCAGGACCGCACGGTTTACGAGGATGCGCATATCTTTGCCGGCAACCTCCATGAAATGGGGCTGATGCCTACGCGCGACATCGAAACCTACATGAAGATTTTCAGGCTGGTGACCGAGCTGATTCCCAAGCCCGACCTGCTGATTTATCTCAAGGCGAGCGTCCCGACGCTGATTTCGCAGATCCGCAAGCGCGGCCGCGAGTACGAGATGAATATCGACGAGCTGTACCTCAAGCGGCTGAACGACAAGTACAACAACTGGATAGACAACATATACGAAGGCGACGTGCTCGTGGTGGACAAGGACCATGAGGATTTCATTTCGGATCCTGCCGTGCTGGATAAAATCTGCGCGCGGCTGGATGCGCTTAATACCCGGAAGTAA
- a CDS encoding Nif3-like dinuclear metal center hexameric protein — protein sequence MLIREITDVIERFAPLAWQESYDNAGLIVGRPDDEVRKALLAVDVTDEVMAEAEREGCDLIITHHPIVFHALKRFNSADQVQRCVERAIRSGIALYACHTNLDSAPEGMSWRLAEMLGVADLCVLQPSAADAKVGFGVVGELPGAVATVEFMRHIQRTLGVRVVRHSDIASPEVRRVAVCTGAGASMIGEARRAGADIYITADMKYNDFMTPDKALTVADIGHFESEYCAIQILFDILSKNLITFAVRKSEDSRNPVNYLV from the coding sequence ATGCTTATCCGGGAAATAACCGACGTCATCGAGCGTTTTGCGCCGCTGGCGTGGCAGGAGTCGTACGACAACGCCGGGCTGATCGTGGGCCGGCCCGACGACGAGGTGCGCAAGGCGCTGTTGGCCGTGGACGTCACCGACGAGGTGATGGCCGAAGCCGAGCGCGAGGGGTGCGATCTGATCATCACGCACCATCCGATCGTTTTCCATGCCCTCAAGCGGTTCAATTCGGCCGATCAGGTGCAGCGCTGCGTCGAGCGGGCCATCCGCAGCGGCATTGCGCTCTATGCCTGTCACACCAATCTCGACAGCGCGCCGGAGGGGATGAGCTGGCGGCTGGCCGAGATGCTGGGCGTGGCGGACCTGTGTGTGCTGCAGCCCTCCGCGGCCGACGCGAAGGTCGGGTTCGGCGTGGTGGGCGAACTGCCGGGAGCCGTGGCGACCGTGGAGTTCATGCGCCATATCCAGCGAACGCTCGGCGTGCGCGTCGTGCGTCATAGCGACATCGCTTCGCCGGAGGTGCGCCGCGTGGCGGTCTGCACGGGGGCCGGGGCTTCGATGATCGGCGAAGCCCGCCGCGCAGGGGCCGACATCTACATCACGGCGGACATGAAGTACAACGACTTCATGACGCCCGATAAAGCCCTCACCGTAGCAGATATAGGCCATTTTGAAAGCGAATATTGCGCAATTCAGATTTTATTTGATATTTTATCGAAAAATTTGATTACCTTTGCGGTTCGCAAGAGTGAGGACTCGCGCAATCCGGTGAACTATTTGGTTTAA
- a CDS encoding methyltransferase RsmF C-terminal domain-like protein, which translates to MTLPAKFAERVLRDLGDSEGPALCAALDTEPPVSVRLNPAKCGGTENGGAGREEDADKVVVRPDGVPPAVLADADGRVPWCGDGYYLAARPQFTFDSDFHAGAYYVQEAASQFVGHLLQGVEVAGRRILDLCAAPGGKTTLYASLVGPDGLVVANEIDRRRAQVLADNVRKWGTGNVAVTTCEARQLGGFEAWFDVVAVDAPCSGEGMFRKDRDARGEWSEGNVKLCAARQDELLREAWRALKPGGVLIYSTCTFNRDEDEGVLERMLGWAEDEAAQAGEVAVDASWGIVCGRVGAFRTFRFYPHRARGEGFFAAVVRKAFDAGGRCRTPKARRTVFASVDRAAAAELRRWVNSPERMCFVTVADTCYGYYVAQAEAVKALAEALPVIYSGVAMGQLFKGRLRPDPALAFFCGLNRDAVPAAELDEEQTLRFLRRQEIGAGPFAEGINLVCARGRALGFAKRIGNRVNNMYPNSLRIIKQ; encoded by the coding sequence ATGACGCTGCCTGCGAAGTTTGCCGAGCGCGTTTTGCGCGATCTGGGCGATAGCGAGGGCCCGGCGCTCTGCGCGGCGCTCGACACCGAGCCGCCCGTGTCGGTGCGCCTGAACCCGGCCAAGTGCGGCGGTACGGAGAACGGCGGAGCCGGGCGGGAGGAGGACGCGGACAAGGTGGTCGTTCGTCCGGACGGAGTGCCGCCTGCCGTGCTGGCCGATGCCGACGGCCGGGTGCCGTGGTGCGGCGACGGATATTACCTCGCGGCGCGGCCGCAGTTCACCTTCGACAGCGATTTTCATGCGGGGGCCTACTATGTGCAGGAGGCCGCGTCGCAGTTCGTGGGACATTTGTTGCAGGGTGTCGAAGTCGCCGGCAGGCGGATTCTCGACCTTTGCGCTGCTCCGGGCGGCAAGACGACGCTCTATGCGTCGCTCGTGGGGCCTGACGGACTGGTCGTCGCCAACGAGATCGACCGCCGCCGCGCTCAGGTGCTGGCGGACAACGTCCGCAAGTGGGGCACGGGCAACGTTGCGGTGACGACGTGCGAAGCCCGGCAGCTGGGCGGTTTCGAAGCGTGGTTCGACGTGGTGGCGGTGGACGCTCCCTGCTCCGGCGAGGGGATGTTCCGCAAGGACCGCGACGCCCGCGGCGAATGGAGCGAAGGCAATGTAAAGCTTTGTGCCGCAAGGCAGGACGAGCTGTTGCGTGAAGCGTGGCGTGCGCTCAAACCCGGCGGAGTGCTGATATACAGCACCTGTACGTTCAACCGCGACGAGGACGAAGGCGTACTCGAACGGATGCTCGGCTGGGCGGAGGACGAAGCGGCGCAGGCCGGGGAAGTCGCCGTCGATGCGTCGTGGGGGATTGTCTGCGGGCGCGTGGGAGCGTTCCGGACCTTCCGGTTTTATCCCCACCGGGCGCGCGGCGAGGGATTTTTCGCCGCCGTGGTCCGCAAGGCTTTCGATGCGGGCGGCCGCTGCCGCACGCCCAAGGCGCGGCGCACGGTCTTCGCTTCGGTGGACAGAGCCGCGGCAGCCGAGTTGCGCCGCTGGGTGAACAGCCCCGAACGGATGTGCTTCGTGACGGTCGCCGACACCTGTTACGGCTATTACGTCGCGCAGGCGGAAGCCGTAAAAGCGCTGGCCGAAGCGCTTCCGGTGATATATTCGGGCGTGGCGATGGGGCAGCTCTTCAAGGGCCGCCTGCGTCCCGATCCCGCGCTGGCGTTCTTCTGCGGACTGAACCGGGATGCGGTTCCCGCCGCGGAGCTGGACGAAGAGCAGACGCTCCGCTTCCTGCGCAGGCAGGAGATCGGGGCCGGACCTTTTGCCGAAGGGATCAATCTGGTGTGCGCGCGGGGCCGTGCGCTCGGATTCGCGAAGCGCATAGGAAACCGGGTAAACAACATGTATCCCAATTCATTGCGAATTATTAAACAATAG
- a CDS encoding 3'(2'),5'-bisphosphate nucleotidase CysQ family protein gives MINDKVRMYLLPPLFNAAVRAGASIMNIYKNLDDYDISLKDDKTPITLADRLAHKTIREYLGRTRIPILSEEGREMRYDERRNWELYWLVDPLDGTVEFIKGNNEFTVNIALMENNVCMGAVIYVPYFEKMYVAGRDSGSYVKEHIAPDAAAEYTYDQIVTGWRQLPLEEGAEHPRLRVAVSRSHQTPETAEHIARLREAHPDLEIVEQGSSYKFCLLAEGKVDYYVRTTHTYEWDTAAGELILAEAGGRTRTLPDDRELLYNEEDLRNPWFVCRSKHCKI, from the coding sequence ATGATAAACGACAAGGTGAGGATGTATCTGCTGCCGCCGCTGTTCAATGCGGCAGTCAGGGCCGGAGCCTCGATAATGAATATTTACAAGAATTTAGACGATTACGATATAAGCCTCAAAGACGACAAGACGCCGATCACCCTCGCCGACCGCCTAGCACACAAAACCATCCGCGAATATCTGGGCCGCACGCGCATCCCGATCCTGAGTGAGGAGGGCCGCGAGATGCGCTACGACGAACGCCGCAACTGGGAGTTGTACTGGCTGGTCGATCCGCTCGACGGAACGGTCGAGTTCATCAAGGGAAACAACGAATTTACCGTGAATATCGCCCTGATGGAGAACAACGTCTGCATGGGGGCGGTCATTTATGTCCCCTATTTCGAAAAGATGTACGTCGCCGGGCGGGATTCGGGTTCCTACGTCAAGGAGCATATTGCGCCGGATGCCGCCGCCGAATACACTTACGACCAGATCGTCACGGGCTGGCGGCAGCTGCCGCTCGAAGAGGGGGCGGAGCACCCCCGCCTGCGGGTGGCCGTGTCGCGGTCGCACCAGACGCCCGAAACGGCGGAGCATATCGCCCGCCTGCGCGAAGCGCATCCCGATCTGGAGATCGTCGAGCAGGGGAGTTCCTACAAATTCTGCCTGCTGGCCGAGGGGAAGGTCGATTATTATGTCCGCACGACGCATACGTACGAGTGGGACACTGCCGCGGGCGAGCTGATCCTCGCCGAAGCGGGCGGCCGCACCCGCACGCTGCCCGACGACCGGGAACTGCTCTACAACGAGGAGGACCTGCGCAATCCGTGGTTCGTCTGCCGGTCGAAACACTGCAAGATTTGA
- a CDS encoding MerR family transcriptional regulator yields MAEKLFYSMGEVAEMFDVNASLIRHWESQFSVIRPKRNKKGNRLFSPQDVENLKLIYHLVKERGMTLEGAKKALRQQPAEGGMERDAELMERLQRIRALLVEVREDLKAGEGEILADADADTDAGAVPDAPDAEAAAPRRRGKPVVKIAAEGEEAADAGHSVAKRTRKPRRKKEEVENKELFAFYEQSLF; encoded by the coding sequence ATGGCCGAGAAACTTTTTTATTCGATGGGCGAAGTGGCCGAGATGTTCGACGTCAATGCGTCGCTGATCCGTCACTGGGAGTCGCAGTTCAGCGTCATCCGCCCCAAGCGCAACAAGAAAGGAAACCGTCTCTTCTCGCCGCAGGATGTCGAGAATCTCAAACTGATCTATCATCTGGTCAAGGAGCGGGGAATGACCCTCGAAGGGGCGAAGAAAGCACTCCGGCAGCAGCCTGCCGAGGGCGGAATGGAACGCGATGCGGAGCTGATGGAGCGTCTGCAGCGTATCCGCGCGCTGCTGGTCGAGGTGCGCGAGGACCTGAAGGCCGGCGAGGGGGAAATCCTTGCCGACGCTGACGCCGATACTGACGCCGGTGCCGTGCCGGATGCGCCGGACGCCGAAGCCGCCGCACCCCGCCGCAGGGGCAAACCCGTGGTGAAGATCGCTGCGGAAGGTGAGGAAGCCGCCGATGCGGGACACTCGGTGGCGAAGCGTACCCGCAAACCCCGCCGCAAGAAGGAGGAGGTCGAGAACAAGGAGTTGTTCGCCTTTTACGAGCAGTCGCTGTTTTAG
- a CDS encoding GH3 auxin-responsive promoter family protein: protein MSFRSILLKAWFSQRERAIDRFRRRPAETQERVFRQLLRRGRRTEFGWRYDLGHVRTVEQFQTMVETFDYETFKPYIEKMLAGEKNVASPGRVKLFARSSGTTSDRSKYIPVTEESLWWNHTLGMRDVATVFSGNNPKTGVFEGKTLTLGGSCSREGRNLVGDLSAILIHETTFWSGWFRAPRMATALIPDFDRKVEAICRECVGENITAFAGVPSWNLAMMRRVLEYTGRQNLLEVWPNLCMFAHGGVEFGPYRRSFEALIPSERMQYMETYNASEGFFALADDPSRDDMLLMLDYGNFFEFRSGGTIVPLEGVECGRVYAMLITSNNGLWRYEIGDTVEFTSTNPYRIRFAGRTRQYINVFGEELIVDNADRALIAASNETGAVVGEYTVAPCYMSLRERGAHEWIVEFEREPDSREHFAEALDRELRAVNSDYDAKRRTTLERQRLTVVDRGLFLAWLRARGKNKVPRLVNDRHVAEEILAFGGEKK, encoded by the coding sequence GTGTCATTCAGAAGCATATTACTCAAAGCATGGTTTTCGCAGCGCGAGCGGGCCATCGACCGTTTCCGGCGCCGGCCGGCCGAGACGCAGGAACGCGTCTTCAGGCAGCTGCTGCGCCGCGGACGGCGGACCGAATTCGGCTGGCGTTACGACTTGGGGCATGTCCGCACGGTCGAACAGTTCCAGACGATGGTCGAAACGTTCGATTACGAGACGTTCAAGCCCTATATCGAGAAGATGCTGGCCGGCGAGAAGAACGTCGCTTCGCCGGGCCGCGTGAAGCTCTTCGCCCGTTCGTCGGGCACCACGTCGGACCGGAGCAAATACATCCCGGTCACGGAGGAGTCGCTCTGGTGGAACCATACGCTGGGCATGCGCGACGTGGCGACGGTCTTTTCGGGCAACAATCCGAAGACCGGGGTTTTCGAAGGCAAGACGCTGACGCTGGGCGGGTCGTGCAGCCGCGAAGGGCGCAATCTGGTGGGCGACCTGTCGGCCATACTGATACACGAGACGACGTTCTGGAGCGGCTGGTTCCGTGCGCCGCGTATGGCCACGGCGCTCATTCCCGACTTCGACCGCAAGGTCGAGGCGATCTGCCGCGAGTGCGTCGGCGAAAACATCACGGCCTTTGCGGGTGTGCCGTCGTGGAATTTGGCGATGATGCGTCGCGTGCTGGAATATACGGGGCGGCAGAACCTGCTCGAAGTGTGGCCCAACCTCTGCATGTTCGCCCACGGGGGCGTGGAATTCGGTCCTTACCGCCGCTCGTTCGAGGCGCTGATACCCTCGGAGCGGATGCAGTACATGGAGACCTACAACGCTTCGGAGGGCTTCTTCGCGCTGGCCGACGATCCGTCGCGCGACGACATGCTGCTGATGCTCGACTACGGCAACTTCTTCGAGTTCCGCAGCGGCGGGACGATCGTCCCGCTGGAGGGCGTGGAGTGCGGCCGTGTGTACGCCATGCTGATCACCTCGAACAACGGTTTGTGGCGTTACGAAATCGGCGATACGGTGGAGTTCACCTCGACGAATCCCTACCGGATCCGGTTCGCGGGCCGCACACGGCAGTATATCAACGTCTTCGGCGAGGAGCTGATCGTCGATAACGCCGACCGTGCCCTGATTGCCGCCAGCAACGAGACCGGGGCCGTCGTCGGGGAGTATACCGTGGCGCCGTGCTACATGTCGCTCCGGGAGCGGGGCGCCCACGAGTGGATCGTGGAGTTCGAGCGTGAGCCCGACAGCCGCGAGCATTTCGCCGAAGCGCTCGACCGGGAGCTGCGGGCCGTGAATTCGGATTACGACGCCAAGCGCCGGACCACGCTCGAACGGCAGCGGCTGACGGTCGTGGACCGCGGGCTTTTCCTCGCATGGCTGCGCGCCCGCGGCAAGAACAAGGTGCCGCGGCTGGTCAACGACCGCCATGTGGCCGAGGAGATTCTGGCGTTCGGCGGGGAGAAGAAGTGA
- a CDS encoding zinc ribbon domain-containing protein encodes MATQKKTAEVDYSMQEKIMALYELQKIDSKIDEINKVKGELPLEVQDLEDEMTGLRTRIDNINAEIEELNTLTKQRKREVDQAKILIGNYKEQQNNVRNNREFDAITKEIEYQELEIELAEKRLKEYSAGVKAKKLQLEEAEAVADGRAADLAAKKSELEGIEAETAPLVAEFEVQADRAKAKIDERLLAAYSRIRQNVRNGLAVVTVKRDACGGCFNRIPPQRQVEIRQGKKIIICEYCGRILVTDPEEVQE; translated from the coding sequence ATGGCAACACAAAAGAAAACTGCCGAAGTTGATTATTCGATGCAGGAGAAGATCATGGCGCTTTACGAGCTGCAGAAGATCGACAGCAAAATCGATGAAATCAACAAGGTAAAAGGTGAACTGCCTCTTGAGGTACAGGACCTCGAAGATGAGATGACCGGCCTGAGAACCCGTATCGACAACATCAATGCCGAAATCGAGGAGCTGAATACGCTCACCAAACAGCGCAAGCGCGAGGTGGATCAGGCCAAGATTCTTATCGGAAACTACAAGGAACAACAGAACAACGTGCGCAACAACCGCGAGTTCGACGCCATCACCAAGGAGATCGAGTATCAGGAGCTGGAGATCGAGCTGGCCGAGAAGCGTCTCAAGGAGTACAGCGCCGGCGTGAAGGCCAAGAAGCTCCAGCTGGAGGAGGCCGAAGCCGTAGCCGACGGACGCGCCGCAGACCTTGCCGCCAAGAAGAGCGAGCTGGAGGGCATCGAGGCCGAGACCGCACCGCTGGTCGCCGAGTTCGAAGTGCAGGCCGACCGCGCCAAAGCCAAGATCGACGAGCGCCTGCTGGCGGCCTACAGCCGTATCCGCCAGAACGTCCGCAACGGACTGGCCGTGGTGACCGTCAAGCGCGACGCCTGCGGCGGCTGCTTCAACCGCATTCCCCCGCAGCGTCAGGTGGAAATCCGTCAGGGCAAGAAGATCATTATCTGCGAGTACTGCGGACGTATTCTCGTGACCGATCCCGAAGAGGTTCAGGAGTAG
- the trkA gene encoding Trk system potassium transporter TrkA, producing MKIVIAGAGEMGSHLAKMLSGNGHDITIIDSDQKLLSDVGSLADVITVEGDSTTFAVLRKASVRKCDLFIAVNHEENDNVVAAMLAKKLGARKSIARIDNNEYLEPNNKEMFIDMGIDYLFYPEKVAAREVINLLGHTSTTEYVDFSSGKLSLVVFRLEPASPLVGRQIEGFDDDETPLSYRTVAITRSGETIIPRQGEIFTEGDVIYVIARQDAVKQVMEFSGQSNIEIKNMMILGGSRIGIRIATELQEEVNIKLVDYNAEKAYRLAELLDKTLIINEDGRNTEAMMEEGLSNMDAFVAVTGRSETNILAAMLAKRMGVKKVIAEVENLNYINLAESIGIDTIINKKLVTASNIFRFTMSTDVQAIKCLTGSDAEVLEFIVKPNAPAVKTRIKDMGLPEDTIIGGIVRGDKVFIAVDNMEINPYDRVVVFAMPASVGKVGYFFN from the coding sequence ATGAAAATCGTAATAGCGGGAGCGGGAGAGATGGGGAGCCATCTGGCGAAGATGCTGAGCGGCAACGGCCACGACATCACCATTATCGACAGCGACCAGAAACTGCTTTCCGACGTGGGGAGTCTGGCCGACGTGATTACCGTCGAGGGGGATTCGACGACCTTCGCCGTGCTCCGCAAGGCTTCGGTGCGCAAGTGCGACCTTTTCATCGCCGTGAACCACGAGGAGAACGACAACGTCGTGGCGGCGATGCTGGCCAAGAAGCTGGGCGCCCGGAAGTCCATCGCCCGCATCGACAACAACGAGTACCTCGAACCCAACAACAAGGAGATGTTCATCGACATGGGCATCGACTACCTGTTCTATCCCGAAAAGGTGGCGGCCCGCGAGGTCATCAACCTGCTGGGGCACACCTCGACCACGGAGTACGTCGATTTTTCGAGCGGCAAACTCTCGCTGGTAGTGTTCCGTCTGGAACCGGCCTCGCCGCTGGTGGGACGGCAGATCGAGGGCTTCGACGACGACGAGACGCCGCTGAGCTACCGCACGGTGGCCATCACGCGGAGCGGCGAGACGATCATCCCCCGGCAGGGCGAGATCTTCACCGAGGGCGACGTGATCTACGTCATCGCGCGTCAGGACGCCGTGAAGCAGGTCATGGAGTTCTCCGGGCAGTCCAATATCGAGATCAAGAACATGATGATCCTCGGCGGTTCGCGCATCGGCATCCGCATCGCCACCGAATTGCAGGAGGAGGTGAATATCAAGCTGGTCGATTACAACGCAGAGAAGGCCTATCGGCTGGCGGAGTTGCTGGATAAGACGCTGATAATCAACGAGGACGGCCGCAACACCGAGGCCATGATGGAGGAGGGGCTTTCCAATATGGACGCCTTCGTGGCCGTGACGGGCCGCAGCGAGACCAACATCCTCGCGGCGATGCTCGCCAAGCGCATGGGGGTCAAGAAGGTGATCGCCGAGGTCGAGAACCTCAATTACATCAACCTCGCCGAGTCGATCGGCATCGACACGATCATCAACAAGAAACTGGTGACGGCGTCGAACATATTCCGCTTCACGATGTCCACCGACGTGCAGGCCATCAAGTGCCTGACGGGCAGCGACGCCGAGGTGCTGGAGTTCATCGTCAAGCCCAACGCTCCGGCCGTCAAGACCCGGATCAAGGACATGGGACTTCCCGAAGATACGATCATCGGCGGCATCGTGCGCGGCGACAAGGTGTTCATCGCCGTGGACAATATGGAAATCAACCCCTACGACCGCGTGGTGGTCTTCGCCATGCCTGCGTCCGTGGGCAAAGTAGGATACTTTTTTAACTGA